The nucleotide window CCTTCCACGGCGGCGGTGGAAATGCGGAGGGCTTTCAGGCCTACGCCGGGCTCGACGCGGTGGCGGATCGCGCGGGATTCGCGGTCGCGTACCCGAACGGCACCGGCCCCGCGTCGAAGAACCCGAACCTCCCGATCCCGCCGCGCCTGCGCCGCCTCTTCACGTGGAACGCGGGGCGCTGCTGCGCGTGGGCGATGGAGAACAAGGCCGCCGACGTCGGCTTCGCGAAGCGCGTGATCGAGGACGCCGCCGAGCGCGCGCCGATCGATCGCGCGCGCGTCTTCGCGACCGGCCACTCCAACGGCGCGATGATGGCCTACCGGCTCGCCGCCGAGGCCGCAGACGTCGTCGCCGCGATCGCGCCCGTCGCCGGCGCGATGAACTTGCGCAGCGAGTTCGCACCGAGCCGCCCCGTGCCCGTGCTCCACATCCACAGCGTGCACGACCCCCGCGCGCTCTTCGCCGGCGGAAATAACAAGTCGATCACCGGGCAGACCATCCACCACGAGCCGGTCGTCGCCGGCCTGCAAGCCTGGGAGAAGCGCAACGGCTGCAGCGGCCCGGGCAAGGAGTTGGCCCGGAAGACCGCACCCGCACGCAACGGAGACGGCGAGCACACCGCGATCCGCATCGCGGGCAAGTGCCCCACGGCGGCCCCCGTCGAGCTGTGGAAGCTCGAACGGGCCGGCCACGGCTGGCCCGGCGACAACCCCGGCCCGCTCGGCGAAGCGCTGATGGGCCCGCACACGAACGTGATCAGCGCCGCCGAGGAAGCCTGGAGCTTCTTCGCGCGCTTCCCCGCATCGCCGTAACGACGCATCTGAAAGCGCGGAGCGGGCCGCTCGATGCGGCCCGCTCCGCGCCCCTCCCAAGCAAAGCCGACGGCGCTTTGCGCGCGTTCGCGGCAAGAGCGCGCGCGGGGCGCGGGGGCCGGACGGGCGTCGGAGCGGAGGCCCGGTCCTTCGAGACCAACTCGGCGCGCCTCGAACCCTCTGCCAGTGGCGTGAGCGCGAAAGCACGCCCAAGTGCATCGCGTTCGCGACACCCAAGCCGGCGCACCTCAAAAGCCAAGGGCCGGAGTCCCGACCCTCCGGCCCCCGCGCCCCGCGCGCGCTCGCTGCGCCGAAACCACCGGGCTCTCGCACGCGAGTCTTCGACGCGTGCGATCCGGTCCAGCCGAATCAGTGCAGCTCCACCGCCACCAGCTTCGACACGCCCTTCTCTTCCATCGTCACGCCGTAGAGCCGATCCGCGATCTGGATCGTGCGCTTGTTGTGCGTGATCAGCAGGAACTGCGACTGCGCCGCCATCTCTTCCACGATCTCGTTGAAGCGCCCGACGTTCGCGTCGTCGAGCGCCGCGTCCACTTCGTCGAGCAGGAAGAACGGCGACGGCTTCACCTGGAACACGCTCACGAGCAGCGCGATCGCGGTCATCGTCTTCTCGCCGCCTGACAGCAAGTCGACGCTCTGCGGCCGCTTGCCCGGCGGCTGCGCCGTGATCTCGATGCCCGCTTCGAGCAGGTCCTCGCTCTCGGTGAGCGAGAGGAACGCGCGGCCGCCGCGGAAGAGGCGCGGGAAGTTCGCCTGGAACTTCTCGTTCACCGCGTCGAACGTCTCCTGGAAGCGCGCGCGGCTCGTGCGGTTGATGCGCGCGATGGCGTCGCGCAGCTGCAGCACGCTGTGCTCGAGGTCGTTCTTCTGCTCGGTGAGGAAGCGGAAGCGCTCGCGCAGCTCCTCGTGCTCCTCGATCGCGCCGAGGTTCACGTCGCCGATCGCCTCGAGCTTCGTGCGGATCTCGTCCGCGCGCGCGCGGCGCTCGTCGGCGGCGAGCGCGAGCAGCTCCATCAGCTCGCGGGCTTCGCGGCGCGCATCGCGTTCCGCCGTGCTCGCGCTCTTCGCGAGCAGCGCGTCCTCGCCCTCGGGCGCGGCCTCGCCGCCCTCGATCTCGACGCCCTCGCCTTCCGCAGGCGCAGCGTCCGCAACCAGTTCGGCCTCTGGCTCGGGTCCGAGGTCGGCGAACACGGGCGCCTTCCACTGCGCGAGGTCGACCGCCCAGCGGTCGCGCGCGCTCGTGTCGACGTGCGTGAGCCGCAGCTCGCGCTCGCGCAGACCGAACTCCGCCTCGTTCGCGCTGTCGCGCAGCGTCTCGAGATCGACGCGCAGCTCGCGCGCGGCGTCCTCGAGCGCGCGGACGCGCGCCGCAACTTCCTCGTAGGCCGTGCGGCGCTCTTCGTTCGCGACGCGCGCGGCCTCCTCGTTCTGCAGCTCCGCGTTCATGCCGCTCTCGGCGTTCGCGATGCCCGCCGCCAGCTCCTCGCGGCGGCGCTCGGCCGTCGCGATCTCCGCGTCGCGGCGCTGAATCCACGCCCGCGCCTCGTCGACCTGCCCGCCTGCGCGCAGGACCGCGCTCGCGAGGCGCTCGTGCGCGTCGCGGCGGCCCATGCGGTGCGTGCGCTTCTCGGTCGCGACGGCTTCGAGCCGCGACAGCTCGCGGCCCGCGGAGCCGAGGCGCAGCCCGATCGCGTCTTGCTCGCGCTGGCGCAGTCCGCGCTGCTCGCGGCCTTCCACGAGATAACCCTCGTGGCGCTCGTTCTCGGCGTCGATGCGCGCGAGCTCCGAGATCAGCCCTGAGCGCTCCTCGGTGCGCGTGACTTGCGCGGTGCCGATCGCCTTCAGGCGCTCGCGCGTGCGCTCGAGATCTTTCTCGTGATTCGCGACCGCGAGCGCCGCGGTGTGGTGGCGGCTGCGCAGGTTGTCGAGCTCGACGGCTGCGCGCTGGAGGTCGCTCTGCGCGCGCTCGTCGACCAGCGTGAGCGCCACGACCTCCGCGTCGAGCGCCGTCACTTCGGCCTCGAGCTCGCGCACCTCGCGCACGCGCGTGAGGATGCCGGCCTGGCGGACGGCGCCGCCGCCGCGGATCACGCCGTCGGGTGTGAGCACGTCGCCGCTGCGCGTGACGAACGTGCACGGGATGCGGCCCTGGCCGTAGTGCGCGAGCGCTTCGGCGAGCGTGCCGACCACGTTCGCGCCGCCGAGCAGCGAACGCCCCACGGACTCGAAGCCGGGGCGCAGGCCGACGCTCGCGAGCAGCGGCTCGCCGAGCGGCACGAAGCCGCTCGGCTCGGGCGCGTCGCGGTCGACCACGAGCACGCCGCGGCCCGCGTCGGCGCGGCGCAGCGCTTCGAGCGCGCTCTCGGCGTCGCCGCTCGCGGCGAGCACGGCGCCCTCTGCGCGATCCGCGAGCACGGCTTCGACGGCGCGCTCGAGGTCCGCTGGCACGTCGAACGCGTCGCGCACGAGGCCGCGCACACCGAGGCGCTCGCGATCTTCGGCGCCCAGCGACATCCAGTGGCGCACGCCGCCGGAGAGATCCTCCTTGCGCTCGAGGATCTCGCGCAGCGAAGCCAGCCGCGCGCCGCGCACGCTCAGCAGCTCGCGGCGCGAGCGCACGTCTTCGCCCGCGCGCTTCGCTTCGGCGACGAGCTGCTCTTGGCGCGCGAGCGCGTCGCGCAGCAGGCCCATCATGCGATCGCGCTCGGCGAGCAGGTTGCGCAGCCCCTCCTCGAGCGAGCGCTCCTCCTGGCCCGTGCTGCTCGCGACGCTCTCCTGCACCTCGATCTGCTCGTCGGCGCTGCGCAGGCGCTGCTCGATCTCGGCGCGGCGATCCGCGAGCGCGCCGAGGCGGTCCTCGGCGCGCGCGATGCGCGTCAGCAGCTCGACGAGCTGCGCGCTGTGCTGCTCGCGCTCGCGCTCGAGACCGCGCAGTGCCTCCTGCGCCGCGCGCGCCTCGCTCTCAGCCGCCGCGGTGCTCGCCTCCTCCTCCGCGAGCGCGACTTCCACCTGTGCAAGCTCGTCGCGCAGGCGCGCGGCCTCGCTCTCGGCGGCAGCGAGCTGCACCGCGAGCTGCTCGCGCTCGGCGGCGCGGCCCTCATTCGCCTCGGCCAGCGACGCGCGCTCGCGGCGGTCGTAGGCGATCTGCGCCTCCAGCTCCTTGATGCGAGAGCGAATCTGGAAGAGCGCCTCGCTGCCCTGCGCGAGGTCGCGCTCGCGCTCGGCGAGCGCGAGGCGCTTCTCCGCCACCTCGGTCTCGCGCTCGGCGAGGTTCGCCTCGACGCCCGCGAGCTGGTCGCGCACCTGCGTCGCACGCGCCCGCGCGCGCTCGATCTCGGCCGCGAGATCGCGCCGCTCCTCGCTCGCGAGCGAGAGCTCGACCGTGCGCTGCAGCTCGCGCAGCCGCTT belongs to Deltaproteobacteria bacterium and includes:
- the smc gene encoding chromosome segregation protein SMC — its product is MRIKSLSIHGFKTFVDKTAFSFERGITGIVGPNGCGKSNVVDAIRWAMGEQSPRHLRGKGMQDVIFAGSDARAPVGLAEVVLTFDNADGIAPPEFASYSEIQVSRRLYRTGDSEYLINKTPVRLRDVLDFFRDTGIGTKGYTIVEQGRIAEIVSAKAEERRVLIEEAAGISKYKARKREAERKLEGTEQNLVRVRDVLGEIKRQISSLERQAKKAAAYKRLRELQRTVELSLASEERRDLAAEIERARARATQVRDQLAGVEANLAERETEVAEKRLALAERERDLAQGSEALFQIRSRIKELEAQIAYDRRERASLAEANEGRAAEREQLAVQLAAAESEAARLRDELAQVEVALAEEEASTAAAESEARAAQEALRGLEREREQHSAQLVELLTRIARAEDRLGALADRRAEIEQRLRSADEQIEVQESVASSTGQEERSLEEGLRNLLAERDRMMGLLRDALARQEQLVAEAKRAGEDVRSRRELLSVRGARLASLREILERKEDLSGGVRHWMSLGAEDRERLGVRGLVRDAFDVPADLERAVEAVLADRAEGAVLAASGDAESALEALRRADAGRGVLVVDRDAPEPSGFVPLGEPLLASVGLRPGFESVGRSLLGGANVVGTLAEALAHYGQGRIPCTFVTRSGDVLTPDGVIRGGGAVRQAGILTRVREVRELEAEVTALDAEVVALTLVDERAQSDLQRAAVELDNLRSRHHTAALAVANHEKDLERTRERLKAIGTAQVTRTEERSGLISELARIDAENERHEGYLVEGREQRGLRQREQDAIGLRLGSAGRELSRLEAVATEKRTHRMGRRDAHERLASAVLRAGGQVDEARAWIQRRDAEIATAERRREELAAGIANAESGMNAELQNEEAARVANEERRTAYEEVAARVRALEDAARELRVDLETLRDSANEAEFGLRERELRLTHVDTSARDRWAVDLAQWKAPVFADLGPEPEAELVADAAPAEGEGVEIEGGEAAPEGEDALLAKSASTAERDARREARELMELLALAADERRARADEIRTKLEAIGDVNLGAIEEHEELRERFRFLTEQKNDLEHSVLQLRDAIARINRTSRARFQETFDAVNEKFQANFPRLFRGGRAFLSLTESEDLLEAGIEITAQPPGKRPQSVDLLSGGEKTMTAIALLVSVFQVKPSPFFLLDEVDAALDDANVGRFNEIVEEMAAQSQFLLITHNKRTIQIADRLYGVTMEEKGVSKLVAVELH